The following coding sequences lie in one Musa acuminata AAA Group cultivar baxijiao chromosome BXJ3-1, Cavendish_Baxijiao_AAA, whole genome shotgun sequence genomic window:
- the LOC103973707 gene encoding glycylpeptide N-tetradecanoyltransferase 1: protein MVVGDDESSHEVEQDPNPVAQPASDASLAAADAAVSVEGDGEIQSLARRIQEALSVGKRHRFWETQPVGQFKDACRGGLPEGPIEPPTALSAVRPEPYNLPALYEWTTCDMDDEQTCAEVYNLLTNNYVEDDENMFRFNYSKEFLQWALRPPGYFKAWHIGVRVKATKKLVAFITGVPGRIRVREDIIRMAEVNFLCVHKKLRSKRLAPVMIKEVTRRVHLENIWQAAYTAGVILPTPVTTCRYWHRSLNPKKLIDVGFSRLGARMTMSRTIRLYKLPEATATPGFRKMELRDVPAVTRLLREHLSLFVVAPDFDENDVEHWVLPLENVVDSYVVESPETHEVTDFCSFYTLPSSILNNQNYSVLKAAYSFYNVAAKTPLLHLMNDALIVAKQKDYDVFNALDVMHNDTFLKELKFGPGDGQLHYYLYNYRLRNDLKPAELGLVLL, encoded by the coding sequence ATGGTGGTCGGCGACGACGAATCCTCACACGAAGTGGAACAAGACCCTAACCCAGTTGCGCAGCCAGCTTCCGATGCCTCTCTAGCGGCGGCGGATGCGGCTGTTTCCGTAGAGGGCGATGGGGAGATCCAGTCCCTCGCTCGTAGGATCCAAGAGGCGCTCTCCGTCGGGAAGCGGCACCGTTTCTGGGAGACCCAACCGGTGGGCCAATTCAAGGACGCCTGCCGCGGCGGGCTCCCAGAGGGCCCCATCGAGCCGCCGACCGCCCTGTCCGCCGTCAGGCCGGAGCCGTACAACCTCCCCGCCCTCTACGAGTGGACCACCTGCGACATGGACGATGAACAGACCTGCGCCGAGGTATACAATCTTCTCACCAACAACTACGTCGAGGATGATGAGAACATGTTCCGCTTCAACTACTCCAAGGAGTTCCTCCAGTGGGCGCTTCGCCCGCCGGGTTACTTCAAGGCATGGCACATTGGCGTTCGGGTGAAGGCCACAAAGAAGCTGGTTGCCTTCATTACCGGCGTGCCCGGGAGGATCCGGGTGAGGGAGGACATCATCCGGATGGCCGAGGTCAACTTCCTGTGCGTCCACAAGAAGCTGCGGTCGAAGCGGCTCGCCCCCGTGATGATCAAGGAGGTCACCAGGCGGGTTCATTTGGAGAACATATGGCAGGCGGCCTACACGGCCGGAGTCATCCTGCCGACTCCCGTCACGACCTGCCGTTACTGGCATCGTTCTCTGAATCCCAAGAAGCTGATTGACGTCGGGTTCTCCCGGCTCGGAGCTCGGATGACTATGAGCCGAACGATCAGGCTCTACAAGCTTCCAGAAGCAACTGCGACCCCTGGGTTTAGGAAAATGGAGCTTCGTGATGTTCCGGCAGTCACCCGGTTGCTAAGAGAGCATTTGAGCCTGTTCGTAGTTGCACCGGATTttgatgagaatgatgtggagcaTTGGGTTCTTCCTCTGGAGAATGTGGTGGACAGTTATGTGGTCGAGAGCCCTGAGACTCATGAAGTGACAGACTTCTGTAGCTTCTACACTCTTCCTTCTTCAATTCTGAATAACCAGAATTATTCGGTGTTGAAGGCTGCTTATTCTTTCTATAATGTGGCTGCAAAGACTCCTCTGCTCCACCTGATGAACGATGCACTTATTGTGGCGAAGCAGAAGGACTATGATGTCTTCAACGCCCTTGATGTCATGCACAATGATACTTTCCTGAAGGAGCTGAAGTTTGGGCCTGGTGATGGGCAACTCCATTACTATCTTTACAACTATCGACTCAGGAATGATTTAAAACCAGCAGAGCTAGGACTCGTTCTTTTGTAG